In Electrophorus electricus isolate fEleEle1 chromosome 6, fEleEle1.pri, whole genome shotgun sequence, a single genomic region encodes these proteins:
- the dixdc1b gene encoding dixin isoform X3: MIASLSKGNLLDVLQEGFNEQQLAAYVSWVNAQLRKKPGVTPVSDLRQDLRDGVVLAHLIEIVAGELLEGIHYSPRDNQEKRENVERVLQFVSSKRIRMPQTSARDIVEGNLKPAMRLILALAAHFKPSASASYRSGTAVGRNSVGSSANHRPHSAMAMAQSAAAALAAARHDAAHSGRSVLHLRQERHSRCSSADEEIESPCWSVRALVQQYEGQRGSCEEDPETASCSLASPSPTHTPVNLSEERGQLLDIQSGEPKAEMDDVFKLVLWGDASEHDGRFVGSSSWEEQLWEQQEQLQREMVEARSMVFSLQALLLQGSLPEDEHEVSVSLGGVENAEQQLVIVRSRLDQSMEESQELKRELLKYKQEARNLQGVKDALQQRLAVQEASVLQLKQELLRTSMNRDELAAQNAELQRKLEDRSRLLSEYKKEMGHKEHLLQQQQLRLDEALRMMTTSSNQQVDLQRELEHKQKILEELMNQEQDEHPGSQSNGYPHPAACAAQSHKRTEELQLVRDALRSLRNSFGGHDPQHHTLDTLEQGVASLMDRLYILDSQHRQECKVKGKSPTLKATHTDRDSWSPSTTCTKVLYFTERSLTPFMISIPKRLGEITLRDFKAAIDREGSYRYHFKALDPEFGTVKEEVFQDEAVVPGWEGKIVAWVEVDLGEGRI; encoded by the exons ATGATTGCATCTTTATCCAAAGGAAATCTGCTTGATGTACTTCAGGAAGGTTTCAATGAG CAACAGCTAGCAGCGTATGTGTCCTGGGTGAACGCCCAGCTGAGGAAGAAGCCAGGTGTGACGCCTGTCAGTGACCTGCGGCAGGATCTCCGCGATGGTGTCGTGCTGGCCCATCTCATCGAGATAGTGG CTGGTGAGCTGCTTGAGGGCATTCACTACTCACCAAGGGACAACCaagaaaagagggagaatgTGGAAAGAGTTCTGCAATTTGTATCATCCAAGCGGATACGCATGCCCCAGACCTCTGCCAGAG aTATTGTGGAAGGGAACCTCAAACCTGCCATGAGGCTCATCTTGGCCCTGGCAGCACATTTTAAGCCATCTGCCTCAGCCAGTTACAGATCAGGCACAGCTGTTGGTAGGAACTCAGTGGGGtcttcagccaatcacagacctCATTCTGCTATGGCAATGGCACAGAGTGCAGCAGCAGCCTTGGCAGCAGCTCGGCATGATGCCGCCCACTCAGGCCGCAGTGTCCTCCACCTCAGACAAGAACGGCACAG CCGATGCTCCAGTGCTGACGAGGAGATTGAGAGCCCATGCTGGAGTGTGCGTGCCCTTGTTCAGCAGTACGAAGGCCAGAGAGGGTCATGTGAAGAGGACCCAGAGACAGCATCCTGCAG CTTGGCTTCCCCAAGCCCCACCCATACTCCTGTCAACCTATCAGAGGAAAGAGGACAACTTTTGGACATCCAATCAGGAGAGCCCAAAGCTGAAATGG ATGACGTGTTCAAACTGGTATTATGGGGTGATGCCTCAGAGCATGATGGGAGGTTTGTGGGGAGCAGTTCCTGGGAGGAGCAGCTATGGGAGCAGCAGgaacagctgcagagagagatggtggaggCCAGGAGCATGGTGTTCAGCCTACAG GCTTTGCTTCTCCAAGGCTCATTACCTGAAGATGAGCACGAGGTTTCAGTCAGCCTGGGAGGAGTCGAAAATGCCGAACAACAACTG GTTATAGTCCGCAGTCGTCTTGACCAGAGTATGGAGGAGAGTCAGGAACTGAAG AGAGAACTATTGAAGTACAAGCAGGAAGCACGCAACCTGCAAGGAGTTAAA GATGCTCTCCAGCAGCGCTTGGCGGTGCAGGAGGCCTCGGTGCTGCAGCTCAAACAGGAGCTCTTGCGTACTAGCATGAACCGAGATGAACTAGCAGCACAGAAC GCAGAGCTCCAGCGGAAACTAGAGGACAGAAGCCGGCTTCTCAGCGAATATAAG AAAGAGATGGGGCACAAGGAGCACCTTCTGCAACAACAGCAGCTTAGGCTGGATGAAGCACTGCGAATGATGACAACCAGCAGCAACCAGCAG GTTGACCTGCAGAGGGAGCTGGAGCACAAGCAAAAGATTCTGGAGGAGCTGATGAATCAGGAGCAGGATGAG CATCCTGGTTCTCAAAGCAATGGCTACCCACATCCTGCAGCCTGTGCAGCGCAGTCACACAAAAGA ACGGAGGAACTACAGCTGGTACGTGATGCCCTACGCAGTCTGAGGAACAGCTTTGGAGGCCACGACCCTCAGCACCATACACTTGACACACTGGAGCAGGGTGTGGCCAGCCTCATGGACCGCCTCTACATACTAGATTCTCAACACAGGCAGGAGTGCAAG GTGAAGGGGAAATCTCCCACACTCAAGGCTACTCACACAGATCGAGACTCCTGGTCTCCCAGCACCA CCTGCACCAAGGTCCTCTACTTCACAGAACGCTCTCTCACACCCTTTATGATCAGCATCCCAAAGAG ATTGGGAGAGATTACCCTTCGAGACTTTAAGGCAGCTATAGACCGAGAGGGCAGTTACAGGTACCATTTTAAAGCCCTGGACCCTGAGTTTGGTACTGTGAAAGAGGAG GTGTTCCAGGATGAGGCAGTGGTGCCGGGCTGGGAGGGCAAGATTGTAGCCTGGGTGGAAGTGGATCTTGGGGAGGGAAG GATCTAA
- the dixdc1b gene encoding dixin-A isoform X2, with amino-acid sequence MHRSSTAEGSQQLAAYVSWVNAQLRKKPGVTPVSDLRQDLRDGVVLAHLIEIVAGELLEGIHYSPRDNQEKRENVERVLQFVSSKRIRMPQTSARDIVEGNLKPAMRLILALAAHFKPSASASYRSGTAVGRNSVGSSANHRPHSAMAMAQSAAAALAAARHDAAHSGRSVLHLRQERHSRCSSADEEIESPCWSVRALVQQYEGQRGSCEEDPETASCSLASPSPTHTPVNLSEERGQLLDIQSGEPKAEMDDVFKLVLWGDASEHDGRFVGSSSWEEQLWEQQEQLQREMVEARSMVFSLQALLLQGSLPEDEHEVSVSLGGVENAEQQLVIVRSRLDQSMEESQELKRELLKYKQEARNLQGVKDALQQRLAVQEASVLQLKQELLRTSMNRDELAAQNAELQRKLEDRSRLLSEYKKEMGHKEHLLQQQQLRLDEALRMMTTSSNQQVDLQRELEHKQKILEELMNQEQDEHPGSQSNGYPHPAACAAQSHKRTEELQLVRDALRSLRNSFGGHDPQHHTLDTLEQGVASLMDRLYILDSQHRQECKVKGKSPTLKATHTDRDSWSPSTKTAHSHSSPVLPSTACTKVLYFTERSLTPFMISIPKRLGEITLRDFKAAIDREGSYRYHFKALDPEFGTVKEEVFQDEAVVPGWEGKIVAWVEVDLGEGRI; translated from the exons GGGATCT CAACAGCTAGCAGCGTATGTGTCCTGGGTGAACGCCCAGCTGAGGAAGAAGCCAGGTGTGACGCCTGTCAGTGACCTGCGGCAGGATCTCCGCGATGGTGTCGTGCTGGCCCATCTCATCGAGATAGTGG CTGGTGAGCTGCTTGAGGGCATTCACTACTCACCAAGGGACAACCaagaaaagagggagaatgTGGAAAGAGTTCTGCAATTTGTATCATCCAAGCGGATACGCATGCCCCAGACCTCTGCCAGAG aTATTGTGGAAGGGAACCTCAAACCTGCCATGAGGCTCATCTTGGCCCTGGCAGCACATTTTAAGCCATCTGCCTCAGCCAGTTACAGATCAGGCACAGCTGTTGGTAGGAACTCAGTGGGGtcttcagccaatcacagacctCATTCTGCTATGGCAATGGCACAGAGTGCAGCAGCAGCCTTGGCAGCAGCTCGGCATGATGCCGCCCACTCAGGCCGCAGTGTCCTCCACCTCAGACAAGAACGGCACAG CCGATGCTCCAGTGCTGACGAGGAGATTGAGAGCCCATGCTGGAGTGTGCGTGCCCTTGTTCAGCAGTACGAAGGCCAGAGAGGGTCATGTGAAGAGGACCCAGAGACAGCATCCTGCAG CTTGGCTTCCCCAAGCCCCACCCATACTCCTGTCAACCTATCAGAGGAAAGAGGACAACTTTTGGACATCCAATCAGGAGAGCCCAAAGCTGAAATGG ATGACGTGTTCAAACTGGTATTATGGGGTGATGCCTCAGAGCATGATGGGAGGTTTGTGGGGAGCAGTTCCTGGGAGGAGCAGCTATGGGAGCAGCAGgaacagctgcagagagagatggtggaggCCAGGAGCATGGTGTTCAGCCTACAG GCTTTGCTTCTCCAAGGCTCATTACCTGAAGATGAGCACGAGGTTTCAGTCAGCCTGGGAGGAGTCGAAAATGCCGAACAACAACTG GTTATAGTCCGCAGTCGTCTTGACCAGAGTATGGAGGAGAGTCAGGAACTGAAG AGAGAACTATTGAAGTACAAGCAGGAAGCACGCAACCTGCAAGGAGTTAAA GATGCTCTCCAGCAGCGCTTGGCGGTGCAGGAGGCCTCGGTGCTGCAGCTCAAACAGGAGCTCTTGCGTACTAGCATGAACCGAGATGAACTAGCAGCACAGAAC GCAGAGCTCCAGCGGAAACTAGAGGACAGAAGCCGGCTTCTCAGCGAATATAAG AAAGAGATGGGGCACAAGGAGCACCTTCTGCAACAACAGCAGCTTAGGCTGGATGAAGCACTGCGAATGATGACAACCAGCAGCAACCAGCAG GTTGACCTGCAGAGGGAGCTGGAGCACAAGCAAAAGATTCTGGAGGAGCTGATGAATCAGGAGCAGGATGAG CATCCTGGTTCTCAAAGCAATGGCTACCCACATCCTGCAGCCTGTGCAGCGCAGTCACACAAAAGA ACGGAGGAACTACAGCTGGTACGTGATGCCCTACGCAGTCTGAGGAACAGCTTTGGAGGCCACGACCCTCAGCACCATACACTTGACACACTGGAGCAGGGTGTGGCCAGCCTCATGGACCGCCTCTACATACTAGATTCTCAACACAGGCAGGAGTGCAAG GTGAAGGGGAAATCTCCCACACTCAAGGCTACTCACACAGATCGAGACTCCTGGTCTCCCAGCACCA AAACTGCCCACTCTCACAGCAGCCCTGTACTCCCCTCCACAGCCTGCACCAAGGTCCTCTACTTCACAGAACGCTCTCTCACACCCTTTATGATCAGCATCCCAAAGAG ATTGGGAGAGATTACCCTTCGAGACTTTAAGGCAGCTATAGACCGAGAGGGCAGTTACAGGTACCATTTTAAAGCCCTGGACCCTGAGTTTGGTACTGTGAAAGAGGAG GTGTTCCAGGATGAGGCAGTGGTGCCGGGCTGGGAGGGCAAGATTGTAGCCTGGGTGGAAGTGGATCTTGGGGAGGGAAG GATCTAA
- the dixdc1b gene encoding dixin isoform X1, producing MIASLSKGNLLDVLQEGFNEQQLAAYVSWVNAQLRKKPGVTPVSDLRQDLRDGVVLAHLIEIVAGELLEGIHYSPRDNQEKRENVERVLQFVSSKRIRMPQTSARDIVEGNLKPAMRLILALAAHFKPSASASYRSGTAVGRNSVGSSANHRPHSAMAMAQSAAAALAAARHDAAHSGRSVLHLRQERHSRCSSADEEIESPCWSVRALVQQYEGQRGSCEEDPETASCSLASPSPTHTPVNLSEERGQLLDIQSGEPKAEMDDVFKLVLWGDASEHDGRFVGSSSWEEQLWEQQEQLQREMVEARSMVFSLQALLLQGSLPEDEHEVSVSLGGVENAEQQLVIVRSRLDQSMEESQELKRELLKYKQEARNLQGVKDALQQRLAVQEASVLQLKQELLRTSMNRDELAAQNAELQRKLEDRSRLLSEYKKEMGHKEHLLQQQQLRLDEALRMMTTSSNQQVDLQRELEHKQKILEELMNQEQDEHPGSQSNGYPHPAACAAQSHKRTEELQLVRDALRSLRNSFGGHDPQHHTLDTLEQGVASLMDRLYILDSQHRQECKVKGKSPTLKATHTDRDSWSPSTKTAHSHSSPVLPSTACTKVLYFTERSLTPFMISIPKRLGEITLRDFKAAIDREGSYRYHFKALDPEFGTVKEEVFQDEAVVPGWEGKIVAWVEVDLGEGRI from the exons ATGATTGCATCTTTATCCAAAGGAAATCTGCTTGATGTACTTCAGGAAGGTTTCAATGAG CAACAGCTAGCAGCGTATGTGTCCTGGGTGAACGCCCAGCTGAGGAAGAAGCCAGGTGTGACGCCTGTCAGTGACCTGCGGCAGGATCTCCGCGATGGTGTCGTGCTGGCCCATCTCATCGAGATAGTGG CTGGTGAGCTGCTTGAGGGCATTCACTACTCACCAAGGGACAACCaagaaaagagggagaatgTGGAAAGAGTTCTGCAATTTGTATCATCCAAGCGGATACGCATGCCCCAGACCTCTGCCAGAG aTATTGTGGAAGGGAACCTCAAACCTGCCATGAGGCTCATCTTGGCCCTGGCAGCACATTTTAAGCCATCTGCCTCAGCCAGTTACAGATCAGGCACAGCTGTTGGTAGGAACTCAGTGGGGtcttcagccaatcacagacctCATTCTGCTATGGCAATGGCACAGAGTGCAGCAGCAGCCTTGGCAGCAGCTCGGCATGATGCCGCCCACTCAGGCCGCAGTGTCCTCCACCTCAGACAAGAACGGCACAG CCGATGCTCCAGTGCTGACGAGGAGATTGAGAGCCCATGCTGGAGTGTGCGTGCCCTTGTTCAGCAGTACGAAGGCCAGAGAGGGTCATGTGAAGAGGACCCAGAGACAGCATCCTGCAG CTTGGCTTCCCCAAGCCCCACCCATACTCCTGTCAACCTATCAGAGGAAAGAGGACAACTTTTGGACATCCAATCAGGAGAGCCCAAAGCTGAAATGG ATGACGTGTTCAAACTGGTATTATGGGGTGATGCCTCAGAGCATGATGGGAGGTTTGTGGGGAGCAGTTCCTGGGAGGAGCAGCTATGGGAGCAGCAGgaacagctgcagagagagatggtggaggCCAGGAGCATGGTGTTCAGCCTACAG GCTTTGCTTCTCCAAGGCTCATTACCTGAAGATGAGCACGAGGTTTCAGTCAGCCTGGGAGGAGTCGAAAATGCCGAACAACAACTG GTTATAGTCCGCAGTCGTCTTGACCAGAGTATGGAGGAGAGTCAGGAACTGAAG AGAGAACTATTGAAGTACAAGCAGGAAGCACGCAACCTGCAAGGAGTTAAA GATGCTCTCCAGCAGCGCTTGGCGGTGCAGGAGGCCTCGGTGCTGCAGCTCAAACAGGAGCTCTTGCGTACTAGCATGAACCGAGATGAACTAGCAGCACAGAAC GCAGAGCTCCAGCGGAAACTAGAGGACAGAAGCCGGCTTCTCAGCGAATATAAG AAAGAGATGGGGCACAAGGAGCACCTTCTGCAACAACAGCAGCTTAGGCTGGATGAAGCACTGCGAATGATGACAACCAGCAGCAACCAGCAG GTTGACCTGCAGAGGGAGCTGGAGCACAAGCAAAAGATTCTGGAGGAGCTGATGAATCAGGAGCAGGATGAG CATCCTGGTTCTCAAAGCAATGGCTACCCACATCCTGCAGCCTGTGCAGCGCAGTCACACAAAAGA ACGGAGGAACTACAGCTGGTACGTGATGCCCTACGCAGTCTGAGGAACAGCTTTGGAGGCCACGACCCTCAGCACCATACACTTGACACACTGGAGCAGGGTGTGGCCAGCCTCATGGACCGCCTCTACATACTAGATTCTCAACACAGGCAGGAGTGCAAG GTGAAGGGGAAATCTCCCACACTCAAGGCTACTCACACAGATCGAGACTCCTGGTCTCCCAGCACCA AAACTGCCCACTCTCACAGCAGCCCTGTACTCCCCTCCACAGCCTGCACCAAGGTCCTCTACTTCACAGAACGCTCTCTCACACCCTTTATGATCAGCATCCCAAAGAG ATTGGGAGAGATTACCCTTCGAGACTTTAAGGCAGCTATAGACCGAGAGGGCAGTTACAGGTACCATTTTAAAGCCCTGGACCCTGAGTTTGGTACTGTGAAAGAGGAG GTGTTCCAGGATGAGGCAGTGGTGCCGGGCTGGGAGGGCAAGATTGTAGCCTGGGTGGAAGTGGATCTTGGGGAGGGAAG GATCTAA